A section of the Prochlorococcus marinus XMU1402 genome encodes:
- a CDS encoding CobW family GTP-binding protein, which yields MSKNLLPVTIISGFLGSGKTTLLNHILKNQVGIKTAVLVNEFGEIGIDNDLIIEGSEDMIELNNGCICCSINGELLNTVSKVLERAEKLDYLIVETTGLADPLPVAMTFAAGDLREKVRLDSIITVIDGENFDFEINKTNVAYSQILYGDILLLNKSDLVNEKQLKKIEEFIKKIKKEPRILRSTNSEVALYTIMSVGLFETDTIEFEKNKKNIEQNSNDHSSHSHDHSSHSHDHSSHSHDHSSHSHDLINNIEGFTSVSYETFEPFSLRKFQYFLDNQISENVFRAKGILWFMESERKHIFHLSGKRFSLDDEEWTKEKTNKIVLIGKNLDHQTIKNQLSSCRFNSD from the coding sequence TAAAAAATCAAGTTGGAATTAAAACAGCTGTTTTAGTCAACGAATTTGGAGAAATCGGAATAGATAATGACTTAATAATAGAAGGCTCAGAAGATATGATCGAATTAAATAATGGTTGTATATGTTGCTCCATCAATGGCGAATTATTAAATACCGTATCCAAAGTTTTAGAAAGGGCTGAAAAATTAGACTATTTGATTGTTGAAACAACTGGATTAGCAGATCCATTACCAGTAGCCATGACTTTTGCGGCTGGTGATCTTAGAGAAAAAGTAAGATTAGATTCGATAATCACTGTCATTGATGGAGAAAATTTTGATTTTGAAATTAATAAAACAAATGTCGCCTATTCTCAAATTTTATACGGAGATATCCTTCTTCTTAATAAATCTGATTTAGTAAATGAAAAACAATTAAAGAAAATAGAGGAGTTTATAAAAAAAATAAAAAAAGAACCAAGGATTTTAAGATCAACTAATAGTGAAGTTGCATTATATACAATAATGAGCGTGGGTCTATTTGAGACGGATACTATTGAATTCGAGAAAAATAAAAAAAATATAGAACAAAATTCAAACGATCACTCTTCTCATTCCCACGACCACTCTTCTCATTCCCACGACCACTCTTCTCATTCCCACGACCACTCTTCTCATTCCCACGATTTGATAAATAATATCGAGGGTTTTACCTCAGTTTCATATGAGACATTTGAACCATTTTCTTTAAGGAAGTTTCAATATTTCTTAGATAATCAAATCTCAGAAAATGTATTCAGAGCAAAAGGTATATTATGGTTTATGGAAAGTGAAAGAAAACATATTTTTCACCTTTCTGGAAAGCGGTTTTCTCTAGATGATGAGGAATGGACAAAAGAAAAAACTAACAAGATAGTATTAATTGGGAAAAACTTAGATCACCAAACTATTAAAAATCAACTGTCATCATGTAGATTTAATTCAGATTAG